A genome region from Leptodactylus fuscus isolate aLepFus1 chromosome 6, aLepFus1.hap2, whole genome shotgun sequence includes the following:
- the LOC142209519 gene encoding transcription factor HES-5-like gives MMSPSFLQEAKRGKLGELRKNKIRKPVIEKMRRDRINHSIEQLRILLEKEIQIHHQHSKLEKADILEMAVKYLQRQRQHCMNDSQNAQDLYYQGYYMCLKETVGFLHNQENSQGKILRHICMQQSQAIAEPLYPLVPLQRYPYNASEGSGEIWRPW, from the exons ATGATGTCTCCCAGTTTCTTGCAAGAAGCCAAAAGAGGAAAGCTTGGTGAACTTAGAAAGAATAAG atCAGGAAGCCAGTGATTGAGAAGATGAGGAGAGATCGTATAAATCATAGCATCGAGCAGCTCAGGATTTTACTTGAGAAAGAAATCCAGATACATCACCAGCATTCCAAACTAGAGAAGGCTGACATTTTAGAAATGGCTGTAAAATATCTTCAGCGACAGAGACAGCATTGCATGAATG ATTCCCAGAATGCTCAGGACTTATATTACCAAGGATACTATATGTGCCTCAAAGAGACAGTGGGATTTCTGCACAACCAGGAAAACTCACAGGGGAAAATATTAAGACATATCTGTATGCAACAAAGTCAAGCGATTGCTGAACCACTGTATCCATTGGTCCCACTCCAGAGATACCCCTATAATGCCTCGGAAGGTAGTGGAGAGATATGGAGACCTTGGTAG